Proteins from one Oscillatoria nigro-viridis PCC 7112 genomic window:
- a CDS encoding CAAD domain-containing protein, which yields MTSSNEPETTVIITEIPAGNEADSSSDTTKVIITDEPPSQAQQIKEQIIAILSEFPAYIGSFYEQYKSPLTVVGVILASIISLKVLLGVIDELNDIPLLAPTFELIGIGYTVWFVYRYLLRSSNRQQLAQEIQALKEQILGKKS from the coding sequence ATGACTTCATCAAACGAACCAGAAACAACCGTTATCATCACCGAAATTCCTGCCGGAAATGAAGCAGACAGTTCCAGCGATACCACAAAAGTCATAATTACCGACGAACCGCCAAGTCAGGCCCAGCAGATCAAAGAACAAATTATCGCAATTTTGTCCGAGTTTCCCGCTTACATCGGCAGCTTTTACGAACAGTACAAAAGTCCCCTGACTGTTGTCGGTGTAATTTTAGCCTCGATTATCTCTTTGAAAGTGCTTTTGGGCGTAATAGACGAACTCAACGACATCCCCCTGCTAGCACCAACATTCGAGCTAATTGGTATCGGATACACCGTGTGGTTTGTCTACCGCTATTTGCTGCGATCGTCCAACCGGCAACAGTTAGCTCAAGAAATTCAAGCGTTGAAAGAACAAATTTTAGGCAAAAAATCCTAA
- a CDS encoding alpha/beta hydrolase has protein sequence MKLLTQAKCIHKQRKIIANPDRKLLAKLGVVLGGMVSAIASAIPACGAERISFYYAPFGQFDLPVNSLETFAKKGKIDSDFAYYAKFANSEELASLRDLLQRRFDVTPTLVSQFTYSPVGETVMKRLGNDFQTGSQQNGFYALRSAFILAAADPDGLTLVNVLRKYPSHTIWFNLPRVRGIVSNLSEILKQRDSLIAAIQQDAIAEASQTPIDFSQRSDLRKGGSFTWQKETLNLNDRSRNRQLLVDLYLPQPKNGDVNPTPVPVIVISHGMASDRQSFAYLAEHLASYGFAVAAIEHPDTNAKKYQDYFSGLASPPSAMAAIDRPLDVKFLLDELQRLSQSDSRFRGRLNLDRVGAIGQSLGGYTVLALAGAAINFQQLHKDCNPNNSLNLSLLIQCRVDELPPKDYSLRDDRIKAVIAMNPLDSTVFGQSGLEQIKIPVMLVSGSDDIFAPAVPEQIRPFSWLTASDKYLVLMDKATHFSLLKTDSGRGVLPVPPEFIGPNPAIAHSYAKVLSVAFFETHIANQPDYRFYLSASYAKSISQSPINLELVRSFASTNALLNKK, from the coding sequence ATGAAATTACTGACCCAAGCTAAATGTATTCATAAGCAGCGAAAAATCATAGCCAATCCTGATAGAAAGCTACTGGCAAAGTTGGGAGTAGTTCTGGGGGGAATGGTTTCTGCGATCGCATCTGCGATTCCTGCTTGTGGAGCCGAACGAATTTCGTTTTACTATGCACCGTTTGGGCAGTTCGATCTGCCTGTTAATTCATTAGAAACCTTTGCTAAGAAGGGAAAAATCGACAGTGATTTTGCCTATTATGCCAAATTTGCAAATTCAGAGGAATTAGCAAGTTTGCGAGATTTATTGCAACGGCGTTTTGATGTCACCCCAACTTTAGTCTCCCAGTTTACCTACTCTCCGGTAGGAGAAACGGTAATGAAGCGGTTGGGAAATGATTTTCAAACAGGTTCTCAACAAAATGGGTTTTATGCACTGCGATCGGCATTCATCTTGGCAGCAGCAGACCCCGATGGCTTAACGCTGGTGAATGTGTTGCGGAAATATCCCAGCCATACGATTTGGTTTAACTTGCCCCGTGTCCGTGGAATCGTTAGCAATCTGTCAGAAATTTTGAAACAGCGAGATTCCCTAATTGCCGCGATTCAGCAAGATGCGATCGCTGAGGCATCTCAGACACCCATTGATTTTTCCCAACGCTCTGATTTGCGAAAAGGTGGATCGTTTACCTGGCAAAAAGAAACGCTGAACCTAAACGATCGATCCCGGAATCGTCAACTGCTAGTGGATCTGTACCTACCTCAACCAAAAAACGGGGATGTTAATCCAACCCCGGTTCCAGTCATTGTGATTTCCCACGGCATGGCATCCGATCGCCAGAGCTTTGCTTATCTGGCAGAGCATCTTGCATCCTATGGATTTGCGGTTGCTGCCATCGAACACCCTGACACCAATGCGAAAAAGTATCAGGATTATTTTTCGGGATTAGCAAGTCCGCCCAGCGCAATGGCAGCAATCGATCGCCCGTTGGATGTGAAATTTTTATTGGATGAACTACAACGGCTTTCCCAATCAGACTCCAGGTTTCGAGGACGGTTGAATCTCGATCGAGTGGGCGCAATCGGTCAATCTCTTGGCGGATATACGGTACTGGCATTGGCGGGTGCTGCCATTAATTTTCAGCAACTACACAAGGATTGTAATCCAAATAACTCGCTGAACTTATCGCTGTTGATTCAGTGCAGAGTTGACGAGTTACCCCCCAAAGACTATTCCCTGAGAGACGATCGCATCAAAGCTGTGATTGCCATGAATCCCCTCGATAGTACCGTATTTGGGCAGTCGGGATTAGAGCAAATTAAAATCCCGGTGATGTTGGTTTCAGGAAGTGATGATATCTTTGCTCCGGCAGTCCCCGAACAAATTCGCCCCTTTAGCTGGCTAACGGCATCCGATAAATATTTGGTATTAATGGACAAAGCAACTCACTTTTCGCTGCTTAAAACGGATTCAGGACGCGGAGTGCTGCCCGTTCCACCAGAGTTTATTGGCCCCAATCCGGCGATCGCTCACTCTTATGCAAAAGTTCTGAGTGTTGCGTTCTTTGAAACCCACATTGCCAATCAACCAGATTACCGTTTTTACCTGAGTGCTTCTTACGCCAAGTCTATCAGTCAGTCCCCGATAAACCTTGAACTGGTGCGATCGTTTGCATCTACCAATGCCCTGTTAAACAAGAAATAG
- a CDS encoding 4a-hydroxytetrahydrobiopterin dehydratase translates to MLSPDELEHAIARLNNWKIVDGKLYRHFEFTSFIAAFGFMTRVALIAETQGHHPEWFNVYNQVTVQLTTHDAGGITMNDVTLAQSIDTLEL, encoded by the coding sequence GTGCTATCACCAGATGAACTGGAACACGCGATCGCAAGACTAAATAATTGGAAGATTGTAGACGGTAAACTCTACCGCCACTTTGAATTCACCTCATTTATCGCAGCATTTGGCTTTATGACTCGCGTTGCACTGATTGCAGAAACCCAAGGCCATCATCCAGAGTGGTTCAATGTTTATAACCAGGTTACAGTTCAACTGACAACCCACGATGCAGGTGGAATTACCATGAATGATGTTACTCTTGCCCAAAGCATTGATACGTTAGAGTTGTAA
- a CDS encoding Coq4 family protein: protein MGFKYINELATPENVDKLLSLVDMVAGGKVDTQNIFDIEDALTDSEQMKKCLQVVRQNPDSAQLVDERYMGPEFDLEILLKLPEGSLGWTYARVLSAMNYDPRFYRLRKIESDVDYITHRVRKTHDLHHILTGFSFDDYGELGVISVTVGQISYPAFTFIDLVGSLLAFMANQAPEGIDSPLRYNFDLVSQGIHIARQAKPLFPVKFEEGLERPIDEWRAELNIVPVTEGLWSWYSRPYLRDAIALPSQ, encoded by the coding sequence ATGGGATTCAAATATATCAACGAACTAGCAACTCCTGAAAATGTTGATAAACTGCTGTCTTTAGTTGACATGGTTGCTGGGGGGAAAGTTGACACGCAAAACATCTTCGATATTGAGGATGCTTTGACTGACAGTGAGCAAATGAAAAAATGTTTGCAGGTTGTCCGTCAAAATCCCGACTCAGCACAATTAGTTGATGAGCGTTATATGGGCCCAGAGTTTGATCTGGAAATCTTGCTGAAGCTGCCGGAAGGCTCATTGGGTTGGACTTATGCTCGGGTGCTCAGTGCCATGAACTACGATCCACGGTTCTATCGCCTCCGAAAAATTGAATCAGATGTCGATTACATTACCCATCGCGTTCGCAAAACTCACGATCTGCATCATATTTTGACGGGCTTTAGCTTTGATGACTACGGCGAACTGGGAGTGATTTCAGTGACGGTTGGGCAAATTAGCTATCCCGCATTCACGTTCATTGATTTGGTTGGTTCGTTGCTAGCGTTCATGGCTAATCAAGCACCCGAAGGCATCGATTCTCCTCTGAGATATAATTTTGACCTGGTTTCTCAAGGCATCCACATTGCACGGCAAGCGAAACCCTTGTTTCCGGTGAAGTTTGAAGAAGGACTGGAACGTCCTATAGACGAGTGGCGTGCCGAATTAAACATTGTGCCAGTGACCGAAGGACTCTGGAGTTGGTATAGCCGTCCTTATCTGCGGGATGCGATCGCCCTACCCTCACAGTGA
- a CDS encoding Crp/Fnr family transcriptional regulator, with protein sequence MQQEIDRYEKLFQVLDRAVILSKQQQENVRKFFKYQEFPKDYQLLKEGEISNYLYFLVKGVVRQFYCVEDKEITSRFSFEDDFIYSPHSFILRKPSKENIKSVSNCQFFVTTYEGLQYLYDNDPSWNKIGRLLIEHYYIELAEWAFLMKTQTAFERYEDLVQRHPDILDRVKLGHLASYLGITQETLSRIRARYRNQQRRRHLAQEI encoded by the coding sequence ATGCAGCAAGAAATTGATCGATACGAAAAGCTATTTCAAGTTTTAGATCGAGCAGTCATACTCAGTAAACAACAGCAGGAAAATGTTCGTAAATTTTTCAAGTACCAGGAGTTCCCAAAAGACTATCAACTCCTGAAGGAAGGTGAAATATCAAACTATTTGTATTTTCTGGTTAAAGGGGTAGTTCGGCAATTTTACTGTGTTGAAGACAAGGAGATCACATCAAGGTTTTCATTTGAAGATGATTTTATTTACTCACCTCATAGCTTTATTTTGAGAAAACCAAGTAAAGAAAATATTAAATCAGTTTCAAATTGCCAGTTTTTTGTGACAACTTATGAGGGGTTGCAATATCTTTACGACAACGACCCTTCATGGAATAAGATTGGACGATTATTGATAGAACATTATTATATTGAGTTAGCAGAATGGGCTTTTCTAATGAAAACTCAAACCGCTTTTGAACGATATGAGGATCTCGTTCAGAGACACCCTGATATCCTCGATCGCGTCAAGCTAGGACATCTTGCCTCCTATTTGGGAATAACCCAAGAAACCCTCAGTCGCATCCGCGCCAGATATCGAAATCAGCAACGCCGCCGTCATCTAGCCCAGGAAATTTGA